Proteins from one Aureimonas sp. SA4125 genomic window:
- a CDS encoding mannitol dehydrogenase family protein: MSVRLSSATLPAAAETVAIPGYDRSSLSAGILHFGVGNFHRAHQAVYLDDLFNLGEGHDFAIVGAGMLPFETAMRDKLAAQDFLTTVVEQDNNRTAARVTGAMIDYLPIGDGKAIIEKLVDPAIRIVSMTITEGGYFVDASGHFDPTQKPIVDDGHNPENPKTVFGLIAAGLKARREKGLVPFTVMSCDNIPHNGVVARDAVAGTAALSDPALANWIRENVAFPNSMVDRITPATSPREIDMLEAEFGIADNWPVYCEEFKQWVMEDNFPAGRPALDKVGVTFVDNVAPWELMKIRILNGGHAAIAYPGILFDIQYVHEAMEHPLIAAFLEKLTKDEIIPVVPPVPGTALEDYRKLIEHRFLNPKIADTVARLALDGSNRQPKFIVPTIRDRLAAGQGIDGLALVSAMWCRALGGQSETGQDMPLVDPNLGRIRAAAEAARTDPDAFLALTEVYGDLADDAIFRERFAFMLRSLWEKGVEATLKSYLA; encoded by the coding sequence ATGAGCGTCAGGCTGTCCTCCGCGACCCTTCCTGCGGCGGCCGAGACCGTTGCCATCCCGGGCTACGACCGGTCGTCTCTTTCCGCCGGCATCCTGCATTTCGGCGTCGGCAACTTCCACCGGGCGCATCAGGCGGTCTATCTCGACGACCTGTTCAATCTCGGCGAAGGGCACGACTTCGCCATCGTCGGCGCCGGCATGCTGCCTTTCGAGACCGCGATGCGCGACAAGCTCGCGGCGCAGGATTTTCTCACCACCGTCGTCGAACAGGACAACAACCGTACCGCGGCGCGCGTCACCGGCGCCATGATCGATTATCTGCCGATCGGCGACGGCAAGGCGATCATCGAAAAGCTCGTCGATCCCGCGATCCGCATCGTCTCGATGACGATCACCGAGGGCGGCTATTTCGTCGATGCCTCAGGTCATTTCGACCCGACGCAAAAGCCGATCGTCGACGACGGCCACAACCCCGAGAACCCGAAGACGGTCTTCGGCCTCATCGCCGCGGGCCTGAAAGCCCGGCGCGAGAAGGGTCTTGTCCCGTTTACCGTGATGTCCTGCGACAACATTCCGCACAATGGCGTCGTCGCCCGGGACGCCGTCGCCGGCACCGCCGCGCTGTCGGACCCGGCGCTGGCCAACTGGATCCGAGAGAACGTCGCCTTCCCCAATTCGATGGTCGACCGCATCACCCCGGCGACCAGCCCGCGCGAGATCGACATGCTCGAGGCGGAGTTCGGCATCGCCGATAACTGGCCGGTCTATTGCGAGGAATTCAAGCAGTGGGTGATGGAGGACAATTTTCCCGCCGGGCGGCCGGCGCTGGATAAGGTCGGCGTCACCTTCGTCGACAATGTCGCGCCGTGGGAGCTGATGAAGATCCGCATCCTCAATGGCGGCCATGCGGCGATCGCCTATCCCGGCATCCTGTTCGATATCCAGTATGTCCACGAGGCGATGGAGCATCCGCTCATCGCCGCCTTCCTGGAGAAGCTGACGAAGGACGAGATCATCCCCGTCGTGCCGCCCGTGCCGGGGACGGCGCTGGAAGACTACCGGAAACTGATCGAACACCGTTTCCTCAATCCGAAGATCGCCGACACCGTCGCCCGCCTGGCCCTCGACGGCTCGAACCGGCAGCCGAAATTCATCGTGCCGACCATCCGCGACCGGCTGGCGGCGGGGCAGGGCATCGATGGCCTCGCGCTCGTTTCGGCGATGTGGTGCCGGGCCCTCGGCGGACAGTCGGAGACCGGGCAAGACATGCCGCTGGTCGATCCCAATCTCGGCCGCATCCGCGCAGCCGCCGAGGCAGCCAGGACCGATCCCGACGCCTTCCTGGCGCTGACCGAGGTCTATGGCGACCTCGCCGATGACGCGATCTTCCGCGAGCGCTTTGCCTTCATGCTGCGATCGCTTTGGGAAAAGGGCGTCGAAGCGACGCTGAAGTCGTATCTCGCCTGA
- a CDS encoding ABC transporter ATP-binding protein, whose protein sequence is MASINLRQVSKRFGDAVIIPGIDLDIEHGEFVVFVGPSGCGKSTLLRLIAGLEDVSGGVISIDGKDVTSVSPAARQLAMVFQSYALYPHMTVGQNIGFPLKMAGESKDAIQAKVRAAAATLNLTDYLDRKPKDLSGGQRQRVAIGRAIVRSPKGFLFDEPLSNLDAALRVNMRLEISELHAQLKTTMIYVTHDQVEAMTMADKIVVLNRGNVEQVGSPLELYENPKNLFVAGFIGSPKMNFFTGAYAEAHGAKTLGTRPEHLTISKESGALRGIAGVSEHLGSDTFIHIKMDNGEQVTARGLGDYRISHGDPVWLTPQTGRMHLFDAAGLASGKA, encoded by the coding sequence ATGGCTTCCATCAATCTCCGGCAGGTCTCGAAGCGCTTCGGCGATGCGGTGATCATTCCCGGCATCGATCTCGACATCGAGCACGGCGAGTTCGTCGTCTTCGTCGGTCCGTCCGGTTGCGGCAAGTCCACGCTGCTGCGTCTCATCGCGGGCCTCGAGGACGTTTCCGGCGGCGTCATCTCGATCGACGGCAAGGACGTGACCAGCGTCTCGCCCGCCGCGCGCCAGCTCGCCATGGTGTTCCAGTCCTATGCGCTCTATCCGCACATGACCGTCGGACAGAACATCGGCTTTCCCCTGAAGATGGCCGGCGAGAGCAAGGACGCGATCCAGGCGAAGGTGCGGGCGGCCGCGGCGACGCTGAACCTCACCGACTATCTCGACCGCAAGCCGAAGGACCTTTCCGGCGGCCAGCGCCAGCGCGTCGCCATCGGACGCGCCATCGTGCGCTCGCCGAAGGGCTTTCTCTTCGACGAGCCGCTGTCGAACCTCGACGCGGCGCTGCGCGTGAACATGCGGCTGGAGATTTCCGAACTCCACGCGCAGCTGAAGACGACGATGATCTACGTCACGCACGACCAGGTCGAGGCGATGACGATGGCCGACAAGATCGTCGTCCTCAACCGCGGCAATGTCGAGCAGGTCGGCTCGCCCCTCGAACTCTACGAGAACCCCAAGAACCTCTTCGTCGCCGGCTTCATCGGCTCGCCGAAGATGAATTTCTTCACCGGGGCCTATGCCGAGGCACACGGCGCCAAGACCCTCGGCACCCGGCCCGAGCACCTGACCATCTCGAAGGAAAGCGGCGCCCTGCGCGGCATCGCCGGCGTCTCCGAGCATCTGGGATCCGACACCTTCATCCACATCAAGATGGACAATGGCGAACAGGTCACCGCGCGGGGGCTTGGCGACTACCGCATCAGCCATGGCGATCCGGTCTGGCTGACGCCGCAGACCGGCCGCATGCATCTCTTCGATGCGGCCGGGCTGGCGAGCGGCAAGGCCTGA
- a CDS encoding carbohydrate ABC transporter permease, with protein MARAISTRRKIGMTALAWVVGLLIFFPILWTILTSFKSELDAISIPPKFLFFDWTTENYVAIQEQRNYFAFLMNSIYLALGSTFVGLCFAIPAAWAMAFSPTRRTKDVLLWMLSTKMMPAVGALVPVTILFRNFGLLDTRFGLIMILFLINLPIIVWMLYTYFKEIPVDILEAARMDGANLRKELTQVLAPMAIPGIASTILLNVILAWNEAFWTLLLTTTDAAPLSAFIASFSSPQGNFYAKLSAASTLAIAPILIIGWFSQKQLVRGLTFGAVK; from the coding sequence ATGGCGCGCGCCATCTCGACACGTCGCAAGATCGGCATGACGGCTCTCGCCTGGGTCGTCGGTCTCCTGATCTTCTTCCCGATCCTCTGGACGATCCTGACCTCGTTCAAGAGTGAACTCGACGCGATCTCCATCCCGCCGAAATTCCTGTTCTTCGACTGGACGACCGAGAACTACGTCGCGATCCAGGAGCAACGGAACTATTTTGCCTTCCTGATGAACTCGATCTACCTGGCGCTCGGCTCGACTTTCGTCGGTCTCTGCTTCGCCATTCCCGCGGCCTGGGCCATGGCCTTCTCGCCGACCCGGCGCACGAAGGACGTGCTGCTCTGGATGCTGTCGACGAAGATGATGCCGGCGGTCGGCGCGCTCGTTCCGGTCACCATCCTGTTCCGCAACTTCGGCCTGCTCGACACGCGGTTCGGCCTGATCATGATCCTCTTCCTGATCAACCTGCCGATCATCGTCTGGATGCTCTACACCTACTTCAAGGAGATCCCCGTCGACATCCTCGAGGCGGCGCGCATGGACGGTGCGAACCTTCGCAAGGAACTGACGCAGGTGCTGGCGCCGATGGCGATCCCCGGCATCGCCTCGACGATCCTCCTCAACGTCATTCTCGCCTGGAACGAGGCATTCTGGACGCTGCTGCTGACGACGACGGACGCCGCGCCGCTCAGCGCCTTCATCGCGTCGTTCTCGAGCCCCCAGGGGAATTTCTACGCCAAGCTTTCCGCCGCCTCGACGCTCGCGATCGCCCCGATCCTCATCATCGGTTGGTTTTCGCAGAAGCAGCTGGTGCGCGGTCTGACTTTCGGCGCCGTCAAGTAG
- a CDS encoding sugar ABC transporter permease, which translates to MATTQTKSVARLMMTPSVIVLFIWMIVPLFLTLYFSTLRYGFYNPETPFVGFENYTYFLTDPRFLSAFQNTLLLVFGVLCITIIGGILIALLLDQEVFGQTIVRLLVIAPFFVMPTVAALVWKNMMMNPVYGVIGQMLNAVGIGSVDWLTNLPLTSIIIIVAWQWLPFSVLILLTALQSLSQDQKEAAEMDGAGALSIFFYITLPHMKRAITVVILIQTIFLLSVYAEIAVTTGGGEASSNLPFLIASIISLEGDVGTASAGGIVAVIVANIVAFLLIRVVGKNLEG; encoded by the coding sequence ATGGCGACAACCCAAACGAAGTCCGTCGCACGGCTGATGATGACGCCGTCCGTGATCGTCCTCTTCATCTGGATGATCGTTCCGCTCTTTCTGACGCTCTATTTCTCGACGCTGCGCTACGGGTTCTACAATCCGGAAACGCCCTTCGTCGGTTTCGAGAACTATACCTATTTCCTCACCGACCCGCGGTTCCTCAGCGCTTTCCAGAACACGCTGCTGCTGGTCTTCGGGGTGCTCTGCATCACCATCATCGGCGGCATCCTGATCGCGCTTCTCCTCGACCAGGAGGTTTTCGGGCAGACGATCGTGCGGCTTCTCGTGATCGCGCCGTTCTTCGTCATGCCGACGGTGGCGGCGCTGGTCTGGAAGAACATGATGATGAATCCGGTCTACGGCGTCATCGGGCAGATGCTGAACGCTGTCGGGATCGGCTCGGTCGACTGGCTGACCAATCTGCCGCTCACCTCGATCATCATCATCGTCGCCTGGCAGTGGCTCCCGTTCTCCGTCCTCATCCTTCTGACCGCGCTGCAGTCCCTGTCGCAGGACCAGAAGGAAGCCGCCGAAATGGACGGCGCGGGCGCTCTCTCGATCTTTTTCTACATCACGCTGCCGCACATGAAGCGGGCGATCACCGTCGTCATCCTGATCCAGACGATCTTCCTTCTGTCTGTCTATGCGGAGATCGCGGTGACGACGGGCGGCGGCGAGGCCTCCTCCAATCTTCCCTTCCTCATCGCCTCGATCATCTCGCTCGAAGGCGATGTGGGGACGGCGTCGGCCGGCGGTATCGTGGCGGTCATCGTCGCCAACATCGTCGCGTTTCTCCTCATCCGCGTCGTCGGCAAGAACCTGGAGGGCTGA
- a CDS encoding sugar ABC transporter substrate-binding protein produces the protein MKTLGCAASLLAFAAVAQAETTLTIGTVNNSDMIRMQGLTDAFTAAHPDIKLNWVTLEENILRQRVTTDIATKGGQFDVMTIGTYEVPIWSKQQWLAPLDKLGADYDADDLIPAIRNALSTDGTLYAAPFYAESTLTLYRKDLLEAAGLTMPEKPTWDFIAEAAEKMTNKETGVYGICLRGKPGWGENMAFLGNMARSFGANYFDADWKPQFESEGWKKAVTLYVDLLTKYGPPGAAANGFNENLSLFGQGKCGMWMDASVAASFVTDPKQSQVPDKVGFAPGPCGIENCPNEGANWLWAWSLAVPASSGKQEAAQTFISWATSKAYLELVASKEGWANVPPGTRTSLYENPEYVKAAPFAEATLAAINKADPSIGEGKPYVGLQFAAVPEFQGLGTAVGQQMAAALSGSTTVEAALAAAQAQAVREMTRGGYIK, from the coding sequence ATGAAAACCCTTGGTTGCGCCGCGTCGCTGCTGGCCTTCGCTGCGGTTGCGCAGGCCGAGACCACGCTGACCATCGGCACCGTCAACAACAGCGACATGATCCGCATGCAGGGTCTGACGGACGCCTTCACCGCCGCCCATCCCGACATCAAGCTGAACTGGGTGACGCTCGAGGAGAATATCCTGCGCCAGCGCGTCACGACCGACATCGCCACCAAGGGCGGCCAGTTCGACGTGATGACCATCGGCACCTACGAGGTCCCGATCTGGTCGAAGCAGCAGTGGCTCGCCCCGCTCGACAAGCTCGGCGCCGACTACGACGCCGACGACCTGATCCCCGCCATCCGCAATGCGCTGTCGACCGACGGCACGCTCTATGCTGCGCCCTTCTACGCCGAGAGCACGCTGACGCTGTACCGCAAGGACCTGTTGGAAGCCGCCGGTCTCACCATGCCGGAGAAGCCGACCTGGGACTTCATCGCGGAAGCCGCGGAGAAGATGACCAACAAGGAGACCGGGGTCTACGGCATCTGCCTGCGCGGCAAGCCGGGCTGGGGCGAGAACATGGCCTTCCTCGGCAATATGGCGCGTTCCTTCGGTGCCAACTACTTCGACGCCGACTGGAAGCCGCAGTTCGAGAGCGAAGGCTGGAAGAAGGCCGTCACGCTCTACGTCGACCTGCTGACCAAGTATGGACCTCCGGGCGCCGCCGCCAACGGCTTCAACGAGAACCTCTCGCTGTTCGGCCAGGGCAAATGCGGCATGTGGATGGATGCGAGCGTCGCCGCCTCCTTCGTGACCGATCCGAAGCAGAGCCAGGTCCCCGACAAGGTCGGTTTCGCGCCCGGCCCCTGCGGCATCGAGAACTGCCCGAACGAGGGCGCAAACTGGCTCTGGGCCTGGTCGCTCGCCGTTCCGGCCTCGTCCGGCAAGCAGGAAGCCGCGCAGACGTTCATCTCCTGGGCGACGTCCAAGGCCTATCTGGAACTCGTCGCTTCCAAGGAGGGCTGGGCGAACGTTCCTCCGGGCACGCGCACCTCGCTCTACGAGAACCCGGAATATGTGAAGGCGGCGCCGTTCGCCGAAGCCACGCTCGCGGCGATCAACAAGGCTGATCCGTCGATCGGCGAGGGCAAGCCCTATGTCGGCCTGCAGTTTGCCGCCGTTCCCGAGTTCCAGGGGCTGGGTACGGCCGTCGGCCAGCAGATGGCAGCCGCGCTGTCCGGCTCCACCACCGTCGAAGCGGCGCTCGCCGCCGCCCAGGCTCAGGCGGTCCGCGAAATGACCCGCGGCGGCTACATCAAGTAA
- a CDS encoding sugar-binding transcriptional regulator, with amino-acid sequence MAKRREEDLLRLDEAARAGWLYYVAGNTQEEIAAKLGTSRQSAQRLVSLSVSAGLVKVRIDHPIASCLEQARSLRETFGLSFCEVVPSDPSSLSTTIGIAEACAAEMERRLMRAEPVIMALGTGRTLKASVERLPKMTCSQHRIVSLTGNIALDGSASVYNVIFTMADAIQARHYPMPLPVVVSSPEERALLHEQKVVQSTLALAAKADLTFVGVGELGLKAPLVVDGFITAEDRDLLNSVGGVGEIVGWVFDEAGKIIDCPFNDRVASARIPSTKTSEVVLVAMGSAKAPAIRAAMSGRLVNGLITDEATARILIGI; translated from the coding sequence TTGGCAAAGAGACGGGAAGAAGATCTGTTGCGCCTCGATGAGGCGGCGCGCGCCGGCTGGCTCTATTACGTCGCCGGCAACACCCAGGAGGAGATCGCCGCCAAGCTCGGCACGTCGCGCCAGTCGGCGCAGCGGCTGGTGTCGCTGTCGGTCTCGGCGGGTCTCGTCAAGGTGCGGATCGACCACCCGATCGCCTCGTGCCTCGAGCAGGCGCGATCCCTGCGGGAGACGTTCGGCCTGTCGTTCTGCGAGGTCGTGCCGTCTGATCCCAGTTCCCTGTCCACGACCATCGGCATCGCCGAGGCCTGTGCGGCCGAGATGGAACGCCGTTTGATGCGGGCCGAACCCGTCATCATGGCGCTCGGCACCGGGCGCACGCTGAAGGCCTCGGTGGAGCGCCTGCCGAAGATGACCTGCAGCCAGCACCGGATCGTCTCCCTCACCGGCAACATCGCGCTGGATGGCTCGGCATCTGTCTACAACGTCATCTTCACCATGGCGGACGCCATCCAGGCGCGGCACTATCCGATGCCGCTGCCCGTCGTCGTCTCCAGTCCCGAAGAACGGGCTCTCCTGCACGAGCAGAAGGTCGTCCAGAGCACGTTGGCGCTCGCCGCAAAGGCCGACCTCACCTTCGTCGGCGTCGGTGAACTCGGTCTGAAGGCACCCCTCGTCGTCGACGGTTTCATCACTGCGGAGGACCGGGATCTCCTCAACAGCGTCGGCGGGGTCGGCGAGATCGTCGGCTGGGTCTTCGACGAAGCCGGCAAGATCATCGACTGCCCATTCAACGATCGCGTCGCCAGCGCAAGAATCCCCTCGACGAAAACAAGCGAGGTGGTCCTCGTCGCGATGGGCTCCGCGAAAGCGCCGGCGATCCGTGCAGCGATGAGCGGCCGGCTCGTCAATGGGCTGATCACCGACGAGGCGACGGCGCGGATCCTCATCGGCATCTGA
- a CDS encoding circularly permuted type 2 ATP-grasp protein — MLTEVEGEVRQPYERFHAWFGQQDPESLVEKASEAEGFFRRTGITFAVYGEAEAAERLIPFDLVPRIINNREWQRLAEGIEQRVRALNMFLHDIYHDQEIVKAGIMPARLIEGNDAFLPEMIGFTPPGGVYTHIIGTDIVRVGEDRFYVLEDNARTPSGVSYMIENRETMMQMFPELFAQNRVRPVETYPNHLRRSLAAVAPPLCEGAPTIAVLTPGIHNSAYYEHAFLADQMGVELVEGADLKMVDGRIKMRTTQGFKTIDILYRRVDDEYLDPDVFKSDSMLGVAGIMKVYKAGGITIANAPGTGISDDKAIYSYMPEIVEFYTGRPALLENVPTWRCADEDSLAYVLDHLDELVVKEVHGSGGYGMLVGPTSTAEEREIFAHKLRGRPSNYIAQPTLALSTVPILGEKGLSPRHVDLRPFVLVSDKVKIIPGGLTRVALKAGSLVVNSSQGGGTKDTWVLED, encoded by the coding sequence ATGCTGACGGAAGTGGAGGGGGAAGTCCGGCAGCCGTACGAGCGTTTCCATGCCTGGTTCGGGCAGCAGGACCCGGAATCGCTCGTCGAAAAGGCCAGCGAGGCCGAAGGCTTCTTCCGGCGCACCGGCATCACCTTTGCCGTCTACGGCGAGGCGGAAGCAGCCGAGCGGCTGATTCCCTTCGATCTCGTGCCGCGCATCATCAACAATCGCGAGTGGCAGAGGCTGGCCGAAGGCATCGAGCAGCGGGTCCGCGCGCTCAACATGTTCCTGCACGACATCTACCACGACCAGGAAATCGTGAAGGCCGGCATCATGCCGGCGCGGCTGATCGAGGGCAACGACGCCTTCCTGCCGGAGATGATCGGGTTCACGCCTCCCGGCGGCGTTTACACGCACATCATCGGCACCGATATCGTGCGCGTCGGCGAGGACCGGTTCTACGTTCTGGAGGACAATGCCCGCACCCCCTCCGGCGTCTCCTATATGATCGAGAACCGGGAGACGATGATGCAGATGTTTCCCGAACTGTTCGCGCAGAACCGCGTCAGGCCGGTCGAGACCTATCCGAACCATCTCCGGCGCTCGCTTGCTGCCGTCGCCCCGCCGCTCTGCGAGGGCGCACCGACGATCGCGGTGCTGACCCCCGGCATCCACAATTCCGCCTACTACGAGCATGCGTTCCTTGCCGATCAGATGGGCGTCGAGCTCGTCGAGGGGGCCGACCTGAAGATGGTGGACGGTCGCATCAAGATGCGCACCACCCAGGGCTTCAAGACGATCGACATCCTCTATCGCCGCGTCGACGACGAATATCTCGACCCCGACGTGTTCAAGTCCGACTCCATGCTCGGCGTCGCCGGGATCATGAAGGTCTACAAGGCCGGCGGAATCACCATCGCCAATGCTCCGGGGACCGGCATTTCCGACGACAAGGCGATCTATTCCTACATGCCCGAGATCGTCGAGTTCTATACCGGCCGGCCGGCCCTCCTCGAAAACGTTCCGACCTGGCGCTGCGCCGACGAGGACAGCCTTGCCTATGTCCTCGATCATCTCGACGAACTGGTGGTGAAGGAAGTGCACGGCTCCGGCGGCTATGGGATGCTGGTCGGGCCGACGTCGACGGCCGAGGAGCGCGAGATCTTCGCCCACAAGCTGCGCGGCAGGCCGAGCAACTATATCGCCCAGCCGACGCTGGCGCTGTCGACCGTCCCGATCCTCGGCGAAAAGGGCCTGTCCCCGCGGCACGTCGATTTGAGGCCCTTCGTCCTCGTCTCGGACAAGGTCAAGATCATCCCGGGAGGGCTCACGCGCGTCGCCCTCAAGGCAGGCTCGCTCGTCGTCAATTCGAGCCAGGGCGGCGGCACCAAAGATACCTGGGTTCTGGAGGACTGA
- a CDS encoding alpha-E domain-containing protein has protein sequence MALLGRTAQGLFWMHRYIERAENMARLIDAGLRLSLTNLSSEQDEWQSVLVTAGVEAAYKAKYADFEARQIIDFMLCDFDNPSSVLSSIESARTNGRMVRTALTRETWEALNESWILLKRRLQMPLRDGQLPAVLDMVKKQTAYMRGAFYGTMLRNEIFDFCNLGTFVERADNTARILDVKYWVLLPTHSSVGSSLDNFQWGSILRSVSAHRSYIWEYDAEYRASDIIDFLIFNERMPRSLAYCYRNIVEILDRLARTYGTEHVCRETADRLCVGFTDSDVGKVIEGGLHQFLTKFMVDHNRLAVEIAQGYRFYL, from the coding sequence ATGGCTCTACTTGGACGGACGGCCCAGGGCCTTTTCTGGATGCACCGCTACATCGAGCGTGCCGAGAACATGGCGCGCCTGATCGATGCGGGCCTCAGGCTGTCGCTGACCAACCTCTCTTCCGAGCAGGACGAGTGGCAGTCGGTGCTGGTCACCGCCGGCGTCGAGGCCGCCTACAAGGCGAAATATGCCGACTTCGAGGCCCGGCAGATAATCGACTTCATGCTGTGCGATTTCGACAATCCGTCCAGCGTCCTGTCCTCCATCGAATCGGCACGCACGAATGGCCGCATGGTGCGCACGGCCCTCACCCGCGAGACCTGGGAGGCGCTGAACGAAAGCTGGATTCTCCTGAAGCGGCGCCTGCAGATGCCGCTGCGCGACGGCCAGCTGCCGGCCGTTCTCGACATGGTGAAGAAGCAGACCGCCTACATGCGCGGCGCGTTCTACGGCACCATGCTGCGCAACGAGATCTTCGACTTCTGCAATCTCGGCACCTTCGTCGAACGCGCCGACAACACCGCCCGCATTCTCGACGTGAAATACTGGGTGCTGCTGCCGACCCATTCCTCCGTCGGCTCCTCGCTGGACAACTTCCAGTGGGGCTCGATCCTGCGGTCGGTCTCGGCGCATCGCTCCTATATCTGGGAGTACGACGCGGAGTATCGGGCCTCGGACATCATCGATTTCCTGATCTTCAACGAGCGGATGCCGCGATCCCTGGCCTATTGCTACAGGAACATCGTCGAGATCCTCGACCGCCTCGCCCGGACCTATGGGACCGAGCATGTCTGCCGGGAGACGGCGGACCGGTTGTGTGTTGGATTCACGGACTCCGACGTCGGCAAGGTCATCGAAGGCGGTCTGCACCAGTTCCTGACCAAGTTCATGGTTGATCACAACCGGCTTGCCGTGGAGATCGCGCAAGGATACCGCTTCTACTTGTGA
- a CDS encoding proteasome-type protease yields the protein MTYCVGLLVDRGLVFMSDTRTNAGIDNISVVSKMKTWSVPGERFLCLLSAGNLATTQSTVSLLEERGIAPADREPAILNQPSMFQTAKLIGDTLREVISYTSPSGQKADGRFSASFVLGGQIKGGRPRLFMIYPEGNFIEAGADNPFFQIGEHKYGRPIIIRTYDPGMALEEVAKLLLVSFDSTIRSNLSVGLPIDLQFYEADSFEPGYRHRFDQRDPYYQLISEGWSDSLKFAFDQLPAFQKSSDDAA from the coding sequence ATGACGTATTGCGTCGGATTGCTCGTTGACCGCGGTCTGGTGTTCATGTCCGACACGCGGACGAATGCCGGCATCGACAACATCTCCGTGGTCTCCAAGATGAAAACCTGGTCGGTGCCGGGCGAGCGCTTTCTGTGCCTGCTCAGCGCCGGCAACCTCGCGACGACCCAGTCGACGGTCTCGCTGCTCGAGGAGCGGGGCATTGCACCCGCGGACCGCGAACCGGCGATTCTCAACCAGCCGTCGATGTTCCAGACCGCCAAGCTGATCGGCGATACCCTGCGCGAGGTGATCTCCTATACCAGCCCCTCCGGGCAGAAGGCAGACGGTCGTTTCTCCGCCTCTTTCGTGCTGGGCGGCCAGATCAAGGGCGGCCGCCCCCGCCTCTTCATGATCTATCCCGAGGGAAACTTCATCGAGGCCGGGGCCGACAATCCCTTCTTCCAGATCGGCGAGCACAAATACGGCCGCCCCATCATCATCCGCACCTACGATCCCGGGATGGCGCTGGAGGAGGTCGCCAAGCTGCTCCTGGTCTCCTTCGACTCGACGATTCGCTCGAACCTCTCGGTCGGCCTGCCGATCGACCTGCAGTTCTACGAGGCCGATAGTTTCGAGCCCGGCTATCGTCACCGCTTCGATCAGCGCGATCCCTACTACCAGCTGATTTCCGAAGGATGGTCCGACTCGCTGAAGTTTGCCTTCGACCAACTGCCGGCTTTCCAGAAATCCAGCGACGACGCCGCCTGA
- a CDS encoding GGDEF domain-containing protein produces MGAIVLPVLLAGPLFVVISLKLRQAAILNRELQHTASHDGLTSILNRSAFTRIVHGKLDEIDNAEGGRGALLLVDADFFKAINDRWGHPVGDETLRRIARLLVEVTRAGDVVGRLGGEEFGIFLPGAGLLSAEATAERLRAVVAETDIVTPTGEAILVTVSVGGVFFRNAITYEMLFHRADRKLYDAKANGRNRVEIEEFRPEGVTKRLATTI; encoded by the coding sequence TTGGGCGCGATCGTTCTGCCGGTGCTTCTCGCCGGTCCGCTGTTCGTCGTCATCTCGCTGAAACTGCGCCAGGCGGCGATCCTCAATCGGGAACTTCAGCATACCGCCAGCCATGACGGCCTGACATCGATCCTCAACCGCAGCGCGTTCACGCGGATCGTGCATGGAAAGCTCGACGAGATCGACAATGCCGAGGGCGGGCGAGGCGCGCTGCTTCTGGTCGACGCAGACTTCTTCAAGGCGATCAATGACCGCTGGGGTCATCCCGTCGGTGACGAGACCCTACGCCGGATTGCGAGACTATTGGTCGAGGTCACACGGGCCGGTGACGTCGTGGGGCGTCTCGGCGGCGAGGAATTCGGTATCTTCCTGCCCGGCGCCGGCCTGCTGTCGGCGGAAGCGACGGCCGAGCGGCTGCGTGCCGTCGTCGCCGAGACCGACATCGTCACACCGACCGGCGAGGCCATTTTGGTGACGGTCAGCGTCGGCGGCGTCTTCTTTCGCAATGCCATTACCTACGAGATGCTGTTTCACCGCGCCGACCGCAAGCTCTACGACGCCAAGGCGAACGGTCGAAATCGCGTCGAGATCGAGGAATTCCGCCCGGAGGGCGTTACCAAGAGGCTCGCGACGACCATCTGA
- a CDS encoding DUF971 domain-containing protein, which translates to MSSSTTAPQEIRVSKDRRTLTIRSTDGASDQFSAEMLRVLSPSAEVQGHSAAQRVTVGGKKDVGIANIVPVGHYAIRIVFDDGHDTGLFTWDYLAELGKSGGELWAEYLAELQAKGLRREG; encoded by the coding sequence ATGTCCTCATCCACCACCGCACCGCAGGAGATCCGCGTTTCCAAGGACAGGCGGACGCTGACCATCCGCTCGACTGACGGCGCCAGCGATCAGTTTTCGGCCGAGATGCTGCGCGTCCTGTCGCCTTCGGCCGAAGTCCAGGGGCATTCGGCCGCACAGCGGGTGACCGTCGGCGGCAAGAAGGATGTGGGGATCGCCAACATCGTCCCAGTCGGTCACTACGCCATCCGCATCGTCTTCGACGATGGCCACGACACCGGCCTGTTCACCTGGGACTATCTTGCCGAACTCGGAAAGAGCGGCGGGGAGCTGTGGGCGGAATATCTGGCGGAGCTGCAGGCGAAGGGTCTGCGGCGGGAGGGCTGA